In one window of Cytophagaceae bacterium ABcell3 DNA:
- a CDS encoding DNA repair ATPase yields MAEDKNPSAEAEKNNNNIDAGAYRILRNRLDTAANDLKSRLGKLNEERKSVFGSVESRIIGNERVTTENNCVARDMISVGHHLLFGYNVHLGLKSEMEVSDVFNVYEFNDNSFHDAGLELINDSTFESDFRDLYKYYKNTVFEKFAVIGPFLYMVFRVGKNKGDIKTFKWLIAENAFQYQGNRSDHEFKFPPQFEFEWVRTTRDSHRSGKHPHVSVLDKVFIETVGGDLTIKVEDNTDNGEGILSEPVEDRDQKLDDAEIYYADLDNIILLKIKPFREKEFRYIVYNHRIKQAKRIDAIKDSCVLLPDNHGIIFSKGYYLQTGEYKLFENEVQGLLFEKMIASPNGEDFMYVFYSMDYGAYIMLPYNLINQHVENLIVCHGYSFFPDGELIYFTDQSNATKHHTIQIWQTPFVSPDYVPPVQSDCYLFKIGNKDIVRAMAECTELLNLLQKDDESYANLYYDIVKLAGDITDSYFWIREEAAFNLAAALTVVRNTASSAIDEFQKVQRIKQNTRQQTEKYAVEVKEVLRVISRERFEDIDAFVGVLSKIRGLRGEVISLKDLRYADTKFIEGLEKELEKEAEKVSERCVRFLLDESSLTPYHTKLEEQKEGIEKATRVAEVSERIEELNDISAGLEMLIDTVSNLKIEDATETTRIIDNISLIFSDLNQLKSRAGNIRSGFRKGESTAEFHAQIRLVEQAIVNYLDLCDTPEKCEEYLTRLMVQLEELEAKFSDFDEFITNITEKREEVYEAFENRKLNIVEARNNRANTLMSSADRILKGIQNRVARFEDTKDINGYFASDMMIDKVRDIIKELQQLNDSVKADELQGKLKNLREEALRQLRDKQDIFVAGANLVKFGDHHFSVNTQALDLTIVNRNQELFYHLTGTGFFEKVEDERLAGTREVWEQTVVSENQQVYRGEYLAYKIYTDAVAGRGESKDHLYMLTIPDLQAYVQQYMAPRYAEAYVKGVHDKDAALLLKSLLELDHNSDLLRYDPLTRACGYFCWNYAFGVERRAILDKRLKGTGIILKVFPDPGSFSEVRADLEAEVKAVLAKNELFAEVSCAQVAAYLFDELVRSNTFILSHEAEVLYKNFTQYLEKSRTKELLESSLEMLKDNCEEQFILARNWLHAFIKNKEGQEQLKEFADEATLLLLNKDEQWNIVKASLQVTLEGFSGNHAVVEDGKYHLHYNKFLNKMRHYESHTVPLFERYIKAKNKAVDEKKASLRLQEFLPKVMSSFVRNRLIDEVYLPLIGANFAKQLGAAGDNKRTDNSGMLLLVSPPGYGKTTLMEYIASRLGIIFMKINGPALGNRVTSLDPVEAPNAGAREEIEKLNLAFEMGDNVMIYVDDIQHCSAEFLQKFISLCDAQRRIEGVYKGRSKTYDFRGKKVCVVMAGNPYTETGEKFRIPDMLANRADTYNLGDIIGDKAEAFRLSYIENSMTSNTTLNKLSNRSAKDIYTFMQLAENGDRDDLSFEGNYSPEEISEIVSVLKKLFAVREAVLKVNLQYIYSASQSDDYREEPAFKMQGSYRNMNKMAEQVVPVMNDEELVTLIRTHYNNESQTLTTDAEANLLKFKAINNWLTEEEEARWNVIKQTFQKNQKFRGAGDNQVGLLVSQLSVLGDGVDGIRKAIEYRGKGE; encoded by the coding sequence ATGGCAGAAGATAAAAACCCTTCAGCAGAAGCAGAAAAGAACAATAACAATATAGACGCCGGAGCTTACCGGATCCTCAGAAACCGATTGGATACGGCTGCGAACGACTTGAAGTCAAGGCTTGGCAAGCTGAACGAAGAGCGGAAATCTGTTTTCGGTTCAGTCGAAAGCCGTATCATCGGAAATGAAAGAGTTACTACCGAAAACAACTGCGTTGCCCGCGACATGATTTCTGTGGGGCATCACTTGCTTTTTGGATATAATGTCCACTTGGGACTTAAATCTGAAATGGAGGTAAGCGATGTTTTTAATGTGTATGAGTTTAATGACAATTCTTTTCATGATGCAGGGCTTGAACTGATCAATGATAGCACATTTGAAAGCGACTTCAGAGACCTTTATAAATATTATAAAAATACCGTTTTTGAGAAGTTTGCTGTCATAGGACCTTTTCTGTACATGGTTTTTCGTGTAGGGAAAAATAAAGGGGACATAAAAACTTTTAAATGGCTTATTGCTGAAAATGCCTTTCAATACCAGGGCAACCGCAGCGATCATGAGTTTAAATTTCCTCCTCAGTTTGAGTTTGAATGGGTAAGGACTACCAGGGACAGCCATAGGAGTGGAAAACATCCGCATGTTTCTGTGTTGGACAAGGTATTTATAGAAACGGTGGGTGGCGATTTGACTATTAAGGTTGAAGATAATACCGACAATGGCGAAGGTATTCTTTCCGAGCCAGTAGAGGATAGGGACCAGAAACTTGATGATGCTGAAATTTACTATGCTGATCTTGACAACATTATTCTTCTAAAAATTAAACCTTTTAGGGAAAAAGAATTCCGGTATATAGTATATAACCATAGAATCAAGCAGGCAAAAAGGATAGACGCTATAAAGGATTCCTGCGTGCTGCTACCGGACAACCATGGTATTATATTTTCTAAGGGATACTATCTCCAGACAGGTGAATATAAGCTGTTCGAGAACGAAGTTCAGGGGCTTCTTTTCGAAAAAATGATAGCTTCTCCCAATGGAGAGGATTTTATGTATGTGTTTTATAGCATGGATTACGGCGCTTATATTATGCTGCCGTACAACCTTATAAATCAGCATGTGGAAAACCTAATTGTATGTCACGGTTATTCATTTTTTCCTGATGGCGAGCTGATTTATTTTACAGACCAAAGCAATGCTACAAAACATCATACCATTCAAATATGGCAGACACCGTTTGTAAGCCCAGATTATGTTCCTCCTGTTCAGTCGGACTGTTACCTGTTCAAGATTGGCAATAAGGATATTGTCCGCGCTATGGCGGAATGTACCGAGCTTCTCAACCTTTTGCAGAAAGATGATGAATCTTATGCAAACTTGTATTATGATATAGTTAAACTGGCGGGCGATATTACAGATTCTTATTTTTGGATCAGGGAAGAAGCGGCCTTTAATTTGGCAGCAGCTTTAACTGTTGTCCGAAATACTGCCTCCTCTGCTATCGATGAATTTCAGAAAGTCCAGCGGATTAAGCAAAACACCCGACAACAGACAGAGAAATATGCTGTAGAGGTTAAAGAAGTGCTGCGGGTTATTAGTAGGGAACGTTTTGAAGATATTGATGCATTTGTGGGGGTTCTGTCAAAAATTAGGGGGCTACGGGGAGAGGTTATTTCTTTGAAAGACCTGAGGTATGCCGATACTAAATTTATAGAAGGGCTGGAAAAAGAGCTGGAGAAAGAAGCTGAAAAGGTTTCTGAAAGGTGCGTACGGTTCTTGCTCGACGAATCATCGCTTACGCCTTATCATACCAAGCTGGAAGAGCAGAAGGAAGGCATTGAAAAGGCCACTAGGGTTGCAGAGGTTTCTGAAAGGATTGAAGAACTTAATGATATTTCTGCCGGGTTGGAAATGCTTATAGATACCGTTTCTAACCTTAAAATTGAGGACGCCACAGAAACAACCCGTATTATTGACAATATTTCCCTTATTTTCTCAGACTTAAACCAACTCAAATCAAGGGCAGGAAATATTAGGTCTGGTTTTAGGAAAGGGGAAAGCACCGCAGAGTTTCATGCGCAAATACGCTTGGTTGAGCAGGCCATCGTAAACTATCTTGATCTGTGCGACACACCCGAAAAATGCGAGGAATACCTTACCCGCTTAATGGTCCAGTTGGAAGAATTAGAAGCAAAGTTTTCTGACTTTGATGAATTCATTACTAACATTACTGAAAAGCGGGAAGAAGTATACGAGGCATTTGAAAACCGGAAACTCAACATTGTTGAAGCCCGAAACAATAGGGCCAACACGTTAATGTCCTCTGCTGACCGGATTTTGAAAGGTATTCAGAACCGGGTGGCCCGTTTTGAGGATACCAAAGATATCAATGGTTACTTTGCCTCTGATATGATGATCGACAAAGTGCGAGATATCATAAAAGAGCTTCAGCAACTGAATGACTCTGTAAAAGCGGATGAACTTCAGGGTAAGCTGAAAAATTTAAGAGAAGAAGCCTTAAGGCAACTGCGGGATAAGCAGGATATTTTTGTGGCAGGGGCCAACTTGGTTAAGTTTGGAGATCATCATTTCTCTGTTAATACCCAAGCACTCGATTTAACCATTGTCAACCGTAACCAGGAATTGTTTTATCACTTAACCGGAACGGGCTTTTTTGAAAAAGTGGAAGATGAAAGACTGGCTGGTACCAGAGAAGTTTGGGAGCAAACCGTTGTTTCAGAGAATCAACAAGTTTATAGAGGAGAGTATCTTGCCTATAAAATCTATACAGACGCAGTGGCTGGAAGAGGGGAAAGTAAAGATCATTTATATATGCTGACCATTCCTGACCTACAGGCTTATGTGCAGCAGTATATGGCACCAAGATATGCAGAAGCGTATGTAAAAGGGGTGCATGACAAAGATGCTGCCCTTCTGCTAAAGTCACTTCTTGAGCTGGACCACAATTCTGACTTGCTTCGCTATGATCCACTTACCAGGGCTTGTGGATATTTCTGTTGGAATTATGCCTTTGGTGTAGAGAGGCGTGCAATTTTGGATAAACGACTTAAAGGAACAGGTATCATATTGAAAGTCTTCCCTGACCCTGGTTCTTTCAGCGAGGTCCGTGCAGACCTTGAAGCGGAGGTGAAAGCTGTACTTGCTAAAAACGAGCTTTTTGCAGAAGTTTCATGTGCTCAGGTGGCGGCTTATCTTTTTGATGAATTGGTACGAAGCAATACCTTTATACTTAGCCATGAGGCCGAGGTACTTTATAAAAACTTTACCCAGTATCTCGAAAAAAGCCGGACCAAAGAATTGCTGGAGTCGTCTTTGGAAATGCTGAAAGACAATTGTGAAGAGCAGTTCATACTAGCCCGTAACTGGTTACATGCTTTTATAAAGAACAAAGAAGGTCAGGAGCAGCTTAAAGAATTTGCGGACGAAGCTACTTTGTTGTTGCTAAATAAAGATGAGCAATGGAATATTGTTAAGGCTTCTCTACAGGTAACCCTTGAAGGTTTCTCCGGTAACCACGCTGTAGTGGAAGACGGAAAATACCACTTACATTATAACAAGTTCCTTAATAAAATGCGGCATTATGAATCTCATACTGTGCCGCTTTTCGAAAGGTATATTAAGGCCAAGAACAAGGCGGTTGATGAAAAGAAAGCCAGCCTAAGGTTGCAGGAGTTCCTGCCAAAAGTCATGAGTTCTTTTGTGCGTAACAGACTTATTGATGAAGTATACCTTCCTTTAATAGGGGCTAATTTTGCTAAACAATTGGGTGCCGCCGGCGATAACAAACGTACAGACAATTCCGGTATGCTTTTGCTGGTATCGCCTCCGGGTTATGGAAAGACCACGCTTATGGAGTACATTGCCAGTCGATTGGGTATTATTTTCATGAAAATAAACGGACCGGCTCTTGGCAATAGGGTTACCTCCCTCGATCCAGTCGAAGCTCCAAATGCAGGAGCACGTGAGGAAATAGAAAAGCTTAATTTAGCTTTTGAAATGGGCGATAATGTCATGATTTATGTTGATGACATTCAGCATTGTAGTGCTGAGTTCCTGCAAAAGTTCATTTCCCTTTGCGATGCCCAACGTAGGATTGAAGGCGTGTACAAAGGTAGGTCAAAAACTTATGATTTTAGGGGTAAGAAGGTCTGTGTGGTAATGGCGGGTAACCCATATACTGAAACGGGTGAGAAGTTCCGTATCCCTGACATGCTTGCCAACAGGGCTGATACATATAACCTTGGTGATATTATTGGCGATAAAGCTGAAGCATTCAGGTTGAGTTATATTGAAAATAGTATGACCTCTAACACTACGCTGAATAAACTGTCAAATCGTAGTGCGAAGGATATTTATACCTTTATGCAACTAGCCGAAAACGGTGACCGGGACGACCTAAGCTTTGAAGGAAACTATTCTCCAGAAGAAATTAGTGAAATTGTTTCTGTCCTTAAAAAGCTGTTTGCTGTAAGGGAGGCTGTGTTGAAAGTAAACCTTCAATATATTTATTCTGCCTCTCAGTCTGACGATTACCGTGAGGAGCCAGCCTTTAAGATGCAAGGTTCATACCGGAACATGAATAAAATGGCAGAACAGGTAGTTCCGGTTATGAATGACGAGGAGCTAGTAACTTTGATCCGGACGCACTATAACAACGAGTCGCAAACCCTTACCACTGACGCTGAAGCCAACCTTCTTAAGTTTAAGGCTATTAATAATTGGTTAACGGAAGAAGAAGAGGCGCGGTGGAATGTCATAAAACAAACGTTCCAGAAAAACCAGAAGTTTAGAGGCGCAGGAGACAATCAGGTAGGCCTGCTTGTTTCGCAGCTTAGTGTTCTCGGCGACGGTGTGGACGGTATTCGAAAGGCGATTGAATATAGAGGAAAGGGTGAATAA
- a CDS encoding tetratricopeptide repeat protein has product MKYRLLHIIFLLLILIGCDFKTSSEYFNDGNMKSNNGDYEGAIKDFTLAINKNPNDYESYTNRGADYAAIGRYKEAISDYNKAVELNPSNIMAYFNRGNLKSKLNDFNGAIEDYNQAIKLKGGENLYVEIHDNDFLGIRSTDVRMENIRLQSKPSGKCMLIL; this is encoded by the coding sequence ATGAAATACAGACTTTTACATATTATCTTTCTGTTGCTGATATTAATTGGATGTGATTTTAAAACATCCAGCGAATATTTTAATGATGGAAATATGAAGTCAAATAATGGAGATTATGAAGGTGCTATAAAAGATTTTACTTTGGCAATTAATAAAAATCCTAATGACTATGAATCATATACTAATAGAGGAGCTGATTATGCAGCAATTGGAAGGTATAAAGAAGCAATAAGTGATTATAATAAAGCTGTAGAATTAAATCCCAGCAACATAATGGCATACTTCAATAGAGGTAATTTAAAATCAAAATTAAATGATTTTAATGGTGCAATTGAAGATTATAATCAGGCAATTAAACTTAAGGGGGGAGAAAACCTTTATGTGGAAATTCATGATAATGATTTCTTAGGTATTCGCTCAACTGACGTAAGAATGGAAAATATCAGATTACAAAGTAAGCCTTCGGGCAAGTGCATGTTGATTTTATAA
- a CDS encoding PspA/IM30 family protein: MFNWLKRLFMIGGAEAHKALDKLEDPVNMIEQGIRDLKEDLNKGLKSLAEVKALAIKAQNDQKSQTNSAREYEEKAVLLLKKAQTGGLDPTEADRLASEALMKQQAIAKQVEAQNATIKQYQEMAAQIESNNNLLKKKIDNYESELGSLKARVKVAKSTKDFNKSMAGLDSNETLRMLERMKDKISHEEALAQSYGAIAESKTSIDDQINRALEGATVNPEVKDSLAELKAKLGMDKKLEE, translated from the coding sequence ATGTTTAATTGGTTAAAAAGGCTTTTTATGATAGGTGGAGCCGAAGCACATAAAGCACTGGACAAACTTGAAGACCCTGTCAATATGATAGAGCAAGGCATTCGTGATCTGAAAGAAGACCTGAACAAAGGACTTAAGAGCCTTGCGGAAGTGAAAGCCCTTGCTATTAAAGCTCAAAATGACCAAAAGTCTCAAACCAATTCTGCCAGGGAATATGAAGAGAAAGCGGTTTTGTTGTTGAAGAAAGCCCAAACCGGTGGACTAGACCCTACAGAAGCTGACAGGTTGGCGAGCGAAGCCCTTATGAAGCAGCAGGCTATTGCCAAACAGGTTGAGGCGCAAAATGCGACCATTAAGCAGTACCAGGAGATGGCTGCACAAATAGAAAGTAACAATAACCTTCTCAAAAAGAAGATTGACAACTATGAATCCGAACTGGGGTCTTTAAAAGCACGTGTTAAAGTGGCTAAAAGTACAAAAGACTTTAACAAATCCATGGCCGGCCTTGACTCTAATGAAACCCTTCGGATGTTAGAGAGAATGAAGGACAAAATATCTCACGAAGAAGCCCTTGCCCAATCCTATGGCGCTATTGCCGAAAGCAAAACTTCTATAGACGATCAGATAAACCGTGCTTTAGAAGGAGCTACCGTAAACCCTGAGGTGAAGGATTCTTTAGCTGAACTAAAAGCAAAACTGGGTATGGATAAAAAGCTTGAGGAGTAG
- a CDS encoding J domain-containing protein, with translation MPIKRFFKILQANLNQGKEGYTYIPPEEPPKEKSFYEPKTVSNENPVDVKEAGYYSNLELPYGAGFDEIRKNYRRLMKQYHPDKFHNDSGRKAYAEEVSRLLIEAYTYFEDKFSKKT, from the coding sequence ATGCCTATTAAAAGGTTTTTCAAAATATTGCAGGCCAACCTCAACCAAGGAAAGGAAGGGTATACCTACATTCCTCCAGAGGAGCCTCCTAAGGAAAAGAGCTTTTATGAGCCCAAAACCGTGAGCAATGAAAATCCTGTGGATGTGAAGGAGGCGGGCTATTATTCCAATCTTGAGTTGCCTTATGGAGCGGGATTTGATGAAATTAGGAAAAACTATAGGCGTTTAATGAAGCAATATCATCCTGACAAGTTTCATAATGATTCGGGAAGGAAAGCTTATGCAGAAGAGGTAAGCAGGTTGTTAATCGAGGCATACACTTATTTTGAGGATAAATTCTCAAAAAAAACTTGA
- a CDS encoding IS3 family transposase: MVDTDHKLSIRSQCEILNINRSRFYYSPVGETEENLKIMRVLDERYLHKPTHGVLQMQDHLRDLGFTVNHKRVRRLLRLMGLMAIYPKKNLSKLGKAKYIYPYLLRNLDVERTNQVWEIDITYIPMKKGFMYLTAIIDVHSRYVVGWGVSNTLSAQSSLSVLKEAVSRYGKPEIINSDQGSQFTCGEWVNLLQEMRIKISMDGKGRAIDNIYIERLWRTVKQDYVYLHPAKDGLELYQGLAIFFEFYNYEKHHQGIERQVPSDVYLAA; this comes from the coding sequence ATGGTAGATACTGATCACAAGCTAAGTATTCGCTCCCAATGTGAGATTTTAAATATAAACCGTAGCAGGTTTTACTACTCTCCTGTTGGAGAAACTGAAGAAAACCTTAAAATAATGAGGGTTTTAGATGAACGGTACCTTCATAAACCTACACATGGTGTTTTGCAAATGCAGGACCACCTGAGAGATCTTGGTTTTACAGTAAACCATAAGCGAGTTCGTCGCCTATTGAGGCTTATGGGACTTATGGCCATTTACCCTAAAAAAAACCTCAGCAAGTTAGGCAAAGCTAAGTATATTTATCCCTATTTACTGAGAAACCTGGATGTTGAACGTACAAATCAGGTTTGGGAGATTGATATAACATATATCCCGATGAAAAAAGGTTTTATGTACTTGACAGCCATTATCGATGTCCATAGCAGATATGTAGTTGGCTGGGGAGTATCAAACACACTCAGCGCTCAGTCGAGCCTATCGGTGCTGAAAGAAGCAGTAAGCAGGTATGGGAAGCCAGAGATAATAAACTCTGACCAAGGCAGCCAGTTTACCTGTGGAGAATGGGTAAACCTGTTACAAGAAATGAGAATTAAAATCAGCATGGACGGCAAGGGAAGAGCCATTGACAATATTTATATAGAAAGGCTCTGGCGAACTGTAAAGCAAGACTATGTATACCTACATCCTGCTAAAGACGGTTTGGAACTTTACCAAGGGCTTGCTATATTCTTTGAGTTTTACAATTATGAAAAACACCATCAGGGAATAGAGCGACAGGTGCCATCAGATGTTTATTTAGCAGCATGA
- a CDS encoding IS66 family transposase, with product MLAEGIDYKEKYEEAMSEIALLKFELKELKRLIYGTKSERFVPSSAPEQLNLGLGEEQATAPEKEEVVRFKRVKKETARKHPGRLPIPAHVPRVEEVVEPEEDTSGMKKIGEEVTEVLEYTTGKFHVRKIVRPKYAKPEGEGVAIGELPYRAIEKGIAGASLVAFLVVSKYVDHLPLYRQIQIFKREGLNFPSSTMSDWVKQGVNKLKILYELHKKRTLQAGYLMADETPIKVLDKDKKSKIHRGYYWVYYDPVGKQVLFDYRPGRGSEGPSDILKGFQGYLQCDGYNVYDMFANIKGITLFHCMAHARRMFEKALDNDKENAEHALKEFQKLYDIERKAREAGMSFEERKESRLDAKTTLDDLEEWMKNLYPNIAPRSPIGKALEYSLSRWERLSIYLEDGKLEIDNNLVENSIRPVAIGRKNYLFAGSHDAAQRAAQIYSLVASCKINGVNPLEWMKDVLERIDNHPVNRLEELLPGKWVKL from the coding sequence ATGCTTGCCGAAGGTATAGACTATAAAGAAAAATATGAGGAGGCGATGTCCGAGATCGCACTTTTGAAGTTTGAGCTCAAAGAGCTGAAGCGCCTCATATATGGCACCAAAAGCGAGCGTTTTGTGCCTTCGTCCGCACCGGAACAGTTAAACCTGGGACTTGGTGAAGAGCAGGCAACTGCCCCTGAAAAAGAGGAGGTCGTCAGGTTTAAGCGTGTCAAAAAAGAAACAGCCCGCAAGCACCCGGGCCGCCTCCCTATACCGGCACATGTACCAAGGGTGGAAGAGGTTGTTGAGCCTGAAGAAGATACCTCAGGCATGAAAAAAATTGGGGAAGAGGTGACAGAGGTTCTTGAATATACCACCGGAAAGTTTCATGTGCGCAAAATTGTACGCCCGAAATACGCAAAACCTGAAGGGGAGGGTGTTGCCATTGGAGAATTGCCATACAGGGCGATAGAGAAAGGGATAGCCGGAGCAAGCCTTGTCGCTTTCCTTGTTGTCAGCAAGTATGTTGACCACCTTCCTTTATACCGCCAGATACAGATATTTAAGAGAGAAGGCCTTAATTTTCCTTCTTCCACAATGTCAGACTGGGTAAAACAAGGGGTAAACAAGCTTAAAATCTTATACGAACTGCATAAAAAGAGGACACTGCAAGCCGGTTACCTGATGGCAGACGAGACACCCATAAAAGTTCTCGACAAGGATAAAAAAAGTAAAATCCACCGGGGGTATTACTGGGTATATTATGACCCTGTCGGGAAACAGGTGCTGTTCGACTATCGTCCCGGGCGCGGGAGCGAAGGGCCATCAGATATACTGAAGGGTTTTCAGGGATACCTGCAATGTGACGGGTATAACGTATATGATATGTTTGCCAACATCAAGGGCATAACATTGTTCCATTGTATGGCACATGCCAGAAGGATGTTTGAGAAAGCATTGGACAATGACAAAGAAAATGCAGAACATGCCTTGAAAGAATTTCAGAAGTTATATGATATTGAGCGTAAAGCAAGGGAGGCCGGGATGTCTTTTGAAGAAAGAAAGGAATCAAGGCTTGATGCAAAAACAACATTGGACGACCTGGAAGAATGGATGAAAAACCTGTACCCTAATATTGCCCCTAGGAGTCCTATTGGAAAGGCGCTCGAATACTCCTTGAGCAGATGGGAAAGGCTCTCCATATATCTTGAGGATGGCAAGCTGGAGATAGATAACAATCTGGTGGAAAACTCAATAAGGCCAGTAGCCATAGGAAGGAAAAATTATCTGTTTGCCGGTTCACATGATGCTGCCCAGAGAGCCGCCCAAATATACTCGCTTGTGGCAAGCTGCAAAATCAACGGTGTAAACCCATTGGAATGGATGAAAGATGTTCTGGAAAGAATAGACAATCACCCGGTAAACAGGCTGGAAGAACTGCTACCCGGGAAGTGGGTAAAATTATAA
- a CDS encoding transposase — MKGKRRKFTAAFKAQVAVEALKERDSLADLASRFEVHPNMISKWKQEFLERSSAVFEKDSSEQNQEPSIDPEKLYAKIGKLELENDFLKKSLGKLGK, encoded by the coding sequence ATGAAAGGAAAAAGAAGAAAGTTTACTGCCGCATTTAAAGCACAAGTTGCTGTTGAAGCTTTAAAAGAAAGAGATAGTTTGGCAGATTTGGCAAGTCGTTTTGAGGTTCACCCTAATATGATCAGTAAGTGGAAGCAAGAGTTTCTTGAAAGGTCCTCAGCAGTCTTTGAGAAAGACAGTTCAGAGCAAAATCAGGAGCCTTCTATTGATCCTGAAAAGCTTTATGCAAAAATTGGCAAGCTTGAACTGGAGAATGACTTTTTAAAAAAAAGCTTAGGAAAGTTGGGGAAGTAA
- the tnpB gene encoding IS66 family insertion sequence element accessory protein TnpB (TnpB, as the term is used for proteins encoded by IS66 family insertion elements, is considered an accessory protein, since TnpC, encoded by a neighboring gene, is a DDE family transposase.), with protein MLSLSHQCRYFLYSGKTDMRKGFDSLSGIVRSKLNENPMNGDIFIFLNRNRNHVKLLLWEGDGFSMYHKRLERGTYEIPVHCKNVTKSEISASVLQLVLQGISLESVRHRKRYKSPGNL; from the coding sequence ATGCTTTCATTGTCTCACCAGTGCAGGTACTTTCTCTATTCGGGCAAAACCGACATGCGGAAAGGGTTTGACAGCCTATCAGGTATTGTAAGGAGCAAACTTAACGAAAACCCCATGAACGGGGACATTTTTATTTTCCTGAACCGAAACCGAAACCATGTCAAGCTCCTTTTATGGGAAGGCGACGGTTTCAGTATGTATCACAAACGCCTTGAAAGAGGGACTTATGAAATACCTGTCCATTGCAAAAATGTGACCAAATCTGAAATATCCGCCTCGGTATTGCAACTGGTCTTACAAGGGATTTCCCTTGAGTCGGTCAGGCACCGCAAAAGATATAAAAGTCCTGGAAATCTTTAA
- a CDS encoding PDDEXK nuclease domain-containing protein — protein MSEIVAYKDFYKEIIDTINARRYKAYKSLNRHHIEHNFELGEIIVKHQEKQKWGQSIVEKLSKDITKQIDGLTGYSPQNLWKMRQFYLEYREKTVLYELAKQIPWGQNMLVLHQVKDDNERRYYLEATARLGWSRAVLLNQIKADAYKHHVLDKKLSNFEAALPSHLSEQANEALKSEYNLDFLGITKPVHEREIENRLIENIRDLLLELGYGFSFIGNQYRLTLNNKEYFIDLLFYHRFLKCLVAIELKTVEFEPEFAGKMNFYLELLDSKEKQADDNPSIGIILCPTKDDIEVEFALRSSNKPIGVSEYKLTHELPENLKGKVPTSKELKQMLTIAISNAGGSAKGI, from the coding sequence ATGAGCGAAATAGTAGCCTATAAAGATTTTTATAAAGAAATAATTGATACGATTAATGCCAGAAGATATAAGGCATATAAATCGTTGAACAGGCATCACATAGAACACAATTTTGAACTTGGTGAAATAATTGTAAAACATCAGGAAAAACAAAAGTGGGGACAATCAATAGTTGAGAAACTTTCTAAAGATATTACCAAGCAAATTGATGGACTAACAGGTTATTCGCCTCAGAATCTATGGAAAATGCGTCAATTTTATCTTGAATATAGAGAGAAAACTGTACTGTATGAATTAGCCAAACAAATTCCGTGGGGACAAAATATGCTAGTTCTCCATCAGGTAAAAGACGACAATGAACGAAGGTACTATTTAGAAGCAACAGCAAGGTTGGGGTGGAGTCGAGCTGTTTTGTTAAATCAAATTAAAGCAGATGCTTATAAGCATCATGTGTTAGATAAGAAGTTAAGCAATTTTGAAGCTGCGTTACCGTCACATCTATCAGAACAAGCAAATGAAGCTTTAAAAAGTGAATATAATCTTGATTTTCTCGGAATTACCAAACCTGTCCATGAACGAGAAATTGAAAATAGACTAATTGAAAATATTCGCGATTTATTACTTGAGTTAGGATATGGATTTAGTTTTATAGGAAATCAGTATCGGTTAACATTGAACAACAAAGAGTATTTTATTGACTTGCTTTTTTATCACCGGTTTTTGAAATGCTTGGTTGCAATTGAATTAAAAACTGTTGAATTTGAGCCTGAATTTGCAGGAAAAATGAATTTTTATCTTGAACTTCTCGACAGTAAGGAAAAGCAAGCAGATGACAATCCTTCAATTGGGATTATTCTATGCCCGACAAAAGACGATATTGAGGTTGAATTTGCTCTGAGGTCTAGTAATAAACCCATTGGTGTATCTGAATATAAATTAACTCATGAACTTCCTGAAAATCTAAAAGGAAAAGTTCCTACTTCGAAAGAATTAAAACAAATGCTAACAATAGCTATTAGTAATGCAGGCGGTTCAGCTAAAGGAATATAA